The genomic window CCAGGCCGTCCAGAAACGGGGTCTGGTCTCCGTAGCCCGCGTCGGTCAATACAGTCTTGGGCTCAATGCCGACATCCCGGCCCTCGTCGATCAAATCCAGCGCGATCTTTCCCTTGGTTTGAAAGTCTATCTCGGAAGGGACCTGGGCTTTATCACGTCGAGCGGAATCTTGGCACCATTGCTCCGACAGATAGAGTCGGGCCATCACCGGCCAGTCGAATACTCCGTCCACATAATGGGTCGTGACCAGCACCTGACAGTTGTCCACCCGACCCAATGTACCCGAGTATTGCCGAGCGACCCCCACGGAATGGCTTCCTTTCTTTGCGAACCCGGTATCGTCCACGATCAACACACCGTCGCTGGCCGTGGCGTGCTTGACCATATGGGCGATGCGAAGGCGATCCATCTCGCGGGCATCCCATGCGGTGTTGGTGAGAAATTCCCGCAGCCGTTGGTCGTTGGTGCCCGGCAAAGTCCGGCCCATATCCGAAGCGGTTTTACGGGGAAGATCCGACAACAGCCCAGTCGTGTAGCGCTCCAGCGCATGTTTGCTCTCCGAGCGCCGTACCAGTGCGCTAAACGGTTTCAAATATGCCGCCAGTCCCTCCAGCGGCTCGGTTCCAGCTTTGAAAAT from Candidatus Glassbacteria bacterium includes these protein-coding regions:
- a CDS encoding IS701 family transposase: MPSNLQAQGGAMAIFKAGTEPLEGLAAYLKPFSALVRRSESKHALERYTTGLLSDLPRKTASDMGRTLPGTNDQRLREFLTNTAWDAREMDRLRIAHMVKHATASDGVLIVDDTGFAKKGSHSVGVARQYSGTLGRVDNCQVLVTTHYVDGVFDWPVMARLYLSEQWCQDSARRDKAQVPSEIDFQTKGKIALDLIDEGRDVGIEPKTVLTDAGYGDQTPFLDGL